A single Perognathus longimembris pacificus isolate PPM17 chromosome 17, ASM2315922v1, whole genome shotgun sequence DNA region contains:
- the Dynll2 gene encoding dynein light chain 2, cytoplasmic: protein MSDRKAVIKNADMSEDMQQDAVDCATQAMEKYNIEKDIAAYIKKEFDKKYNPTWHCIVGRNFGSYVTHETKHFIYFYLGQVAILLFKSG from the exons ATGTCTGACCGGAAGGCAGTGATCAAGAACGCAGACATGTCTGAGGACATGCAACAGGATGCTGTTGACTGTGCCACGCAGGCCATGGAGAAGTACAACATAGAGAAGGACATTGCTGCTTATATCAAAAag gaatttgacaagaaatataaccCTACCTGGCATTGTATTGTTGGCCGAAATTTTGGCAGCTACGTCACACATGAGACAAAGCACTTCATCTATTTTTACTTGGGTCAAGTTGCAATCCTCCTCTTCAAGTCAGGCTAG